From Cognatishimia activa, one genomic window encodes:
- a CDS encoding TIGR00282 family metallophosphoesterase, whose translation MKILYLGDVMGRAGRNAVKEHLPRLRKEWRLDFVVVNGENASNGMGLSGDHAKGLFEAGADCVTLGDHAFDQKDMMQYIQEDTRVIRPLNYAQGDVPGRGFRIFDVRGKKVLVLQALGQVFMKRPYADPFSAVDRVLKSHPRGGLVQAIIVDMHCEATSEKMGMGHFCNGRASLVVGSHTHVPTADTQILDKGTAFQADAGMCGDYNSVIGMEKAEPMRRFITGMPKARFTPALGEATLAGVDVETDDRTGAATRIEMVRQGGRLSQAGPV comes from the coding sequence ATGAAAATACTGTATCTTGGTGATGTCATGGGCCGCGCGGGCCGCAACGCAGTCAAAGAGCACCTGCCACGTCTGCGTAAAGAGTGGCGGCTCGATTTCGTTGTTGTGAATGGTGAAAACGCCAGCAATGGAATGGGGCTCAGTGGAGATCACGCAAAGGGGCTTTTCGAAGCCGGTGCCGACTGTGTGACACTTGGCGATCATGCCTTCGATCAGAAGGATATGATGCAGTATATTCAAGAAGATACCCGCGTTATTCGGCCGCTGAACTACGCTCAAGGCGATGTGCCAGGCAGGGGATTCCGCATCTTTGATGTGCGCGGCAAGAAGGTGCTCGTACTGCAGGCGCTGGGGCAGGTCTTTATGAAACGCCCCTACGCTGATCCATTCTCAGCGGTGGATCGCGTGTTGAAATCCCACCCGCGCGGCGGGCTCGTGCAGGCGATTATCGTTGACATGCATTGCGAAGCCACCTCTGAAAAAATGGGAATGGGCCATTTCTGCAATGGTCGCGCTTCTTTGGTGGTTGGCTCTCACACCCATGTACCAACAGCGGACACGCAAATTCTCGACAAGGGCACTGCCTTTCAGGCGGATGCGGGCATGTGTGGCGACTACAATTCTGTGATTGGTATGGAAAAGGCCGAGCCCATGCGCCGTTTCATCACTGGCATGCCAAAGGCGCGATTCACGCCGGCATTGGGAGAAGCCACTCTGGCGGGCGTCGATGTCGAAACCGATGACCGCACCGGCGCAGCCACCCGGATCGAGATGGTCCGTCAAGGCGGTCGCCTCAGTCAGGCTGGACCTGTCTAA
- a CDS encoding 5-formyltetrahydrofolate cyclo-ligase has protein sequence MMDQDLAARKDAARKAGFARRKQAFESATPGQSAYLSEFLAGYRGVPVSGFMPIRTEINPIPAMAEAAAHGTVGVPVIQGAGLPLKFSEWEPDAPMKDGPFGAKIPVEDRFFEPEIVIVPLVAFDKNGGRLGYGGGFYDRTLELLRSKRATLALGFAFDAQEDENLPLEATDQPLDLIITESGIRDLKA, from the coding sequence ATGATGGATCAAGATTTGGCAGCGCGTAAGGACGCTGCTCGAAAAGCGGGGTTTGCGCGCCGCAAACAAGCGTTTGAAAGCGCCACTCCGGGCCAATCGGCTTATCTTTCAGAGTTTCTCGCAGGCTATCGCGGCGTGCCAGTGTCTGGCTTTATGCCAATCCGGACAGAGATCAATCCGATCCCAGCTATGGCAGAGGCGGCGGCCCATGGCACAGTTGGCGTGCCGGTAATCCAGGGGGCAGGGCTTCCCCTGAAGTTTTCAGAATGGGAGCCAGACGCGCCTATGAAAGATGGGCCCTTTGGGGCCAAGATTCCCGTAGAAGATCGTTTCTTTGAGCCAGAGATTGTCATCGTCCCTCTGGTGGCTTTTGACAAGAATGGCGGGCGTCTTGGGTACGGCGGAGGTTTCTATGACCGCACGCTGGAACTCTTGCGAAGCAAACGCGCGACGCTGGCGTTGGGCTTTGCCTTTGATGCCCAAGAGGATGAAAACCTGCCTCTGGAAGCAACAGATCAACCCCTGGACCTAATCATCACCGAAAGTGGCATTCGCGACCTGAAAGCCTAA
- the mgtE gene encoding magnesium transporter → MVELEDQIAPETELDEDDVYILDRREVAAVLEAVEAGDRDQLLVLMEPMHAADIADLLEQINPNEREGLIRLYDKEFEGEILSELDENIREEVMAVLRPETLAEAVRDMESDDVVDLLEDLDEPQQEAILEVLEDADRVAVEQALSYPEFSAGRLMQRETVMAPEHWTVGDAIDYMRDAEELPEQFYHVILVDPRMRPVANVTLGKIMGAPRTTPLKNLSEEMFQVIPVTQDEGDVAYAFNQYHLISAPVVDEDDRLVGVITIDDAMGVLDEEHEEDILRLAGVGEESSLSDRVMETTRQRIPWLAVNLVTAILASLVIAQFEATIAQYVALAVLMPIVASMGGNAGTQSLTVAVRAIATKDLTSANVWRVIRREVLVGLVNGIVFAIIMGIVGVIWFGTPMLGVVIAAAMVINLVVAGLAGTGIPVLLEKIGIDPALASGAFVTTVTDVVGFFAFLALAGAVLL, encoded by the coding sequence TTGGTGGAATTAGAAGATCAGATCGCACCCGAAACGGAACTGGACGAGGATGATGTCTATATCCTCGACCGGCGCGAGGTTGCGGCGGTTCTTGAGGCGGTAGAAGCCGGGGATCGCGACCAGCTTTTGGTATTGATGGAGCCGATGCACGCGGCTGACATCGCCGACCTTCTGGAGCAGATCAATCCCAACGAACGTGAAGGTCTGATCCGGCTCTATGATAAGGAATTCGAAGGTGAAATCCTTTCTGAGCTAGATGAAAACATCCGTGAAGAGGTCATGGCGGTCCTGCGCCCTGAAACGCTTGCCGAGGCGGTTCGGGACATGGAGTCTGACGACGTTGTCGACCTGCTTGAAGATTTGGATGAGCCGCAGCAGGAAGCCATCCTTGAAGTTCTGGAAGATGCGGACCGTGTCGCGGTAGAGCAAGCGCTAAGCTATCCAGAGTTCTCTGCCGGTCGCCTGATGCAGCGCGAAACCGTGATGGCGCCGGAACATTGGACGGTTGGGGACGCGATTGATTACATGCGCGACGCTGAAGAGCTGCCAGAGCAGTTCTATCACGTCATTCTGGTCGATCCGCGCATGCGTCCTGTCGCCAATGTCACCTTGGGCAAGATCATGGGCGCGCCCCGCACAACGCCTTTGAAAAATCTCTCTGAAGAGATGTTTCAGGTCATTCCTGTGACCCAGGATGAGGGTGACGTGGCTTATGCCTTTAACCAGTATCACCTGATTTCTGCACCGGTTGTGGATGAAGACGATCGATTGGTCGGCGTCATCACCATCGATGACGCGATGGGGGTTCTGGACGAAGAGCACGAAGAAGACATCCTGCGCCTTGCGGGTGTTGGCGAAGAAAGCTCGCTGTCTGACCGGGTAATGGAAACCACGCGTCAGCGTATTCCTTGGCTGGCTGTGAACCTCGTGACAGCGATCCTTGCTTCACTTGTGATTGCACAATTTGAAGCCACCATCGCGCAATATGTGGCGCTTGCCGTTCTGATGCCCATTGTTGCCTCTATGGGCGGGAACGCGGGGACACAGTCTTTGACCGTTGCGGTGCGTGCCATTGCCACCAAAGACTTAACCAGCGCCAACGTCTGGCGGGTTATCCGCCGTGAGGTGCTTGTGGGGCTCGTGAATGGTATCGTCTTTGCCATCATTATGGGGATTGTGGGCGTCATCTGGTTTGGCACGCCGATGCTTGGCGTGGTGATCGCTGCCGCAATGGTGATCAATCTTGTCGTGGCTGGACTTGCAGGCACAGGCATTCCTGTGTTGCTTGAGAAAATCGGCATAGACCCTGCCTTGGCCTCTGGGGCCTTCGTGACAACGGTCACGGATGTGGTTGGTTTCTTTGCCTTTTTGGCTCTGGCAGGTGCGGTATTACTATGA
- a CDS encoding CAP domain-containing protein, translating to MSNLDFTKGRSPKPSIRVRALAFMFAAAALAIPTFAQSEPNRDVASLTNQYRAQYGLPPLRVSVNLEQVAELHGRDMVRNRFFSHSGSDGSDIGDRALRAGYRYCVIAENIAQGHRSARDVAKGWMKSAGHRRNMLDRSVTEIGVTRGQGNTWVMVLGSRSC from the coding sequence ATGTCAAATCTGGACTTTACGAAAGGGCGTTCTCCGAAGCCTAGCATTCGGGTTCGAGCGCTGGCTTTCATGTTCGCCGCTGCCGCCCTTGCAATTCCAACCTTCGCACAATCCGAGCCAAATCGGGATGTTGCAAGTCTGACCAATCAATATCGCGCGCAATATGGGCTGCCACCCCTGCGCGTTTCCGTAAATCTTGAACAGGTTGCCGAGCTGCATGGCCGTGACATGGTGCGCAATCGTTTCTTTTCGCATTCCGGTTCTGATGGGTCTGATATTGGCGACCGTGCCTTGCGCGCCGGCTACCGCTATTGCGTGATTGCTGAAAACATTGCGCAGGGTCATCGCTCTGCACGGGATGTGGCCAAAGGCTGGATGAAATCTGCGGGTCATCGCCGAAATATGCTGGATCGATCAGTCACGGAGATCGGCGTGACACGCGGGCAGGGCAACACCTGGGTGATGGTTCTGGGCAGTCGCTCCTGCTGA
- a CDS encoding 8-oxoguanine deaminase: MNSEGQQETLIKGADVILTMDDQRQEFDSADILMRDGEIVALGQGLSTDGEIVHAQGCVVTPGLVNTHHHLFQTLTRAVPAAQDALLFGWLKTLYPIWARFGPEEIYVSTQIGLAELALSGCSMTSDHLYLFPNGARLDDSIAAAAETGMRFHPTRGSMSIGESKGGLPPDSLVEDEKAILEDSIRVVDRFHDASESSLLRVGIAPCSPFSVSRGLMQDAARLARDKGVMLHTHLAENDEDIAYSLENFGCRPGQYAEELGWTGEDVWHAHCVKLDGQEIDLFAQTRTGVAHCPCSNCRLGSGIAPVRAMRDAGVSIGLGVDGSASNDSSNLMEEARQAMLLQRVQNGADAMSAREALEIATRGGAEVLGRPECGQIAVGKRADIAIWDVSDIDTSGSWDPAALVLSGPRKVRTLFVEGVEIVRDFHMSAINLPLIVEKQNKLVGALQETL; this comes from the coding sequence ATGAACTCAGAAGGACAGCAAGAAACCCTGATCAAAGGGGCTGACGTCATCTTGACCATGGATGATCAGCGTCAAGAGTTTGATAGCGCAGATATTTTGATGCGCGATGGTGAAATTGTAGCGTTAGGGCAGGGGCTTAGTACCGATGGTGAAATCGTACACGCCCAGGGCTGCGTGGTCACTCCGGGGCTCGTGAACACACACCATCACCTCTTTCAAACACTGACGCGTGCCGTTCCGGCAGCGCAAGATGCATTGCTTTTTGGCTGGCTCAAGACGCTTTACCCGATCTGGGCGCGCTTTGGCCCGGAAGAAATCTATGTCTCCACGCAGATCGGCCTCGCTGAATTGGCGCTTTCTGGCTGCTCAATGACGTCTGATCACCTGTATCTCTTTCCTAATGGCGCGCGGCTTGATGACAGTATTGCCGCTGCCGCAGAAACAGGCATGCGGTTTCACCCCACACGTGGGTCGATGAGCATTGGGGAAAGTAAGGGGGGCTTACCTCCGGATTCTCTGGTTGAAGACGAGAAAGCTATTCTTGAAGACAGTATCCGCGTCGTTGATCGCTTTCACGATGCCTCCGAAAGCAGCCTGCTGCGTGTCGGTATCGCCCCGTGTTCACCCTTTTCTGTGAGCCGGGGATTGATGCAGGATGCGGCAAGGCTTGCGCGCGATAAGGGTGTCATGTTGCACACCCACCTTGCTGAGAACGATGAAGACATTGCCTATTCGCTTGAAAATTTTGGCTGTCGGCCCGGTCAATACGCCGAGGAACTGGGCTGGACCGGCGAAGATGTATGGCACGCACATTGTGTGAAGTTGGATGGCCAAGAGATTGATCTCTTTGCACAAACCAGAACGGGTGTTGCGCATTGTCCCTGCTCGAATTGTCGATTGGGGTCTGGTATTGCGCCGGTGCGCGCCATGCGTGATGCGGGTGTGTCGATCGGTCTTGGTGTAGATGGATCGGCCAGCAATGACAGCAGCAATTTGATGGAAGAAGCCCGTCAAGCCATGCTGTTGCAACGGGTTCAAAACGGGGCAGATGCGATGAGTGCGCGTGAAGCTCTGGAGATCGCAACGCGAGGCGGGGCCGAGGTTCTGGGCCGACCTGAATGTGGTCAGATTGCAGTCGGAAAGCGGGCTGATATCGCGATCTGGGATGTCTCTGACATCGATACATCAGGCAGCTGGGATCCAGCTGCGTTGGTACTGTCGGGGCCCCGAAAAGTACGAACACTCTTCGTAGAAGGTGTCGAAATTGTGCGTGATTTCCACATGTCTGCCATAAACCTGCCATTAATCGTTGAAAAACAGAACAAGCTTGTGGGGGCATTGCAGGAGACACTGTGA
- the hisN gene encoding histidinol-phosphatase has protein sequence MQITSQTRAELLSVAHEMADAARAVILPFFRTASLTAENKLDEGFDPVTAADRAGELAMRDVLERRRPQDGIFGEELGQTASESGLTWVLDPIDGTRGFISGTPTWGVLIAVSDETGPQLGIIDQPYIGERFVGGFGTAELNGPMGAMPLKTKDTSTLSDAILFTTFPEVGTSQERAAFERVSNEVKLTRFGMDCYAYALVALGQADLVIEAGLNAYDIQGPIGVVQAAGGIVTDWEGNPAHEGGTAIAAANAEIHAQALAILRKS, from the coding sequence ATGCAGATTACTTCGCAAACACGCGCCGAACTTTTATCTGTGGCGCATGAAATGGCCGACGCTGCGCGTGCGGTCATTTTGCCGTTTTTCCGCACGGCCTCTCTGACGGCTGAAAACAAATTGGATGAGGGTTTCGACCCAGTCACAGCAGCCGACCGCGCTGGCGAATTGGCTATGAGAGATGTTCTTGAGCGCCGACGTCCTCAGGATGGGATCTTCGGCGAAGAGCTGGGGCAGACAGCGAGCGAATCTGGGCTAACTTGGGTGCTTGATCCCATTGATGGTACGCGTGGATTTATCAGTGGAACGCCCACATGGGGGGTGCTGATTGCGGTCAGCGATGAAACCGGACCGCAGCTTGGGATCATTGACCAACCTTATATTGGTGAACGTTTCGTGGGCGGGTTTGGTACTGCTGAGCTCAACGGGCCAATGGGCGCGATGCCCTTGAAAACAAAAGATACTTCTACTCTGTCTGATGCGATCCTTTTCACGACTTTCCCTGAAGTCGGTACATCTCAGGAACGTGCTGCTTTTGAACGAGTGTCCAATGAGGTGAAACTCACCCGGTTTGGAATGGATTGTTATGCATATGCGTTGGTCGCTTTGGGGCAAGCGGATTTGGTGATCGAGGCAGGGCTCAACGCCTATGACATTCAGGGGCCCATCGGCGTGGTCCAAGCAGCTGGTGGCATCGTGACTGACTGGGAAGGCAATCCAGCTCATGAAGGCGGAACGGCGATTGCTGCTGCAAATGCAGAGATTCACGCTCAAGCTTTAGCAATTTTGCGCAAGTCCTGA
- a CDS encoding helix-turn-helix domain-containing protein, translating into MTHPVDVHVGKRIRHRRWLVGMTQQQLAEQVGIKFQQIQKYETGANRVSASRLWDIAEALDVPVSFFFEGIGERAEDKASGSFPADLMGDKEALDLVRSYYAIPENQRRRLFELARVLSNVA; encoded by the coding sequence ATGACGCACCCCGTTGATGTGCATGTTGGCAAACGCATTCGGCACCGCCGTTGGCTTGTTGGCATGACCCAACAGCAGCTTGCTGAGCAAGTTGGTATTAAATTTCAGCAAATTCAAAAATATGAAACTGGCGCGAACCGCGTCAGCGCATCTCGCCTTTGGGATATTGCGGAAGCACTGGATGTCCCGGTGAGCTTCTTCTTCGAAGGTATTGGTGAGCGCGCAGAGGACAAAGCTTCTGGCTCTTTCCCTGCGGATCTGATGGGCGACAAAGAAGCCTTGGATCTGGTGCGTTCTTATTATGCGATCCCTGAAAATCAGCGCCGTCGCCTTTTTGAACTGGCACGCGTTCTAAGCAACGTTGCATAA
- a CDS encoding NADPH:quinone oxidoreductase family protein, whose product MRAYQVQSFDTPPSLVDLPLPEPGNSEIRLKIEACGLNFADLLMQKGTYQDTPEPPFVGGLEVAGVVDALGANVTGLQQGDRVAVFGGQGGLAEYGCFPADRAVKLPDSMSFEDAAAFQIAYGTSHVALDYRARMQPGETLLVLGAAGGVGLTAVEIGKLMGATVIACARGPEKLEIAKAAGADHLIDATTEDIREVVKSLGGADVVYDPVGGDQWKAAFRASNPDARLLPIGFASGDVPQIPANHMLVKNLTVIGVYWGGYLKYKPSVVTESMAKLFAWYEEGKLKPHISHSLPLEKTADAMALLKARKSTGKVVITP is encoded by the coding sequence ATGCGCGCATATCAGGTTCAATCCTTTGACACACCTCCTTCGTTGGTCGATCTACCTCTGCCTGAACCGGGCAACTCTGAGATCAGGCTGAAAATTGAGGCCTGCGGTCTCAACTTTGCCGATCTTCTCATGCAAAAAGGCACCTATCAGGACACGCCTGAGCCGCCATTCGTCGGAGGGCTTGAGGTCGCTGGTGTCGTCGACGCCTTAGGTGCAAATGTCACCGGATTGCAACAAGGAGATCGTGTTGCTGTCTTCGGCGGACAGGGTGGTTTGGCTGAATATGGCTGTTTTCCTGCTGACCGGGCAGTAAAGCTTCCTGATTCGATGTCGTTTGAGGACGCTGCCGCCTTTCAGATCGCCTATGGCACCAGCCACGTGGCACTTGATTACCGCGCACGCATGCAACCTGGTGAAACGCTGCTCGTACTCGGCGCGGCGGGTGGCGTCGGCCTCACCGCCGTAGAAATCGGAAAGCTGATGGGTGCAACGGTGATTGCCTGCGCTCGCGGGCCTGAAAAGCTTGAGATTGCAAAGGCTGCGGGCGCAGATCACCTGATCGATGCCACAACCGAAGATATTCGTGAGGTGGTGAAGTCACTCGGTGGTGCAGATGTCGTCTATGACCCTGTAGGTGGGGATCAATGGAAAGCGGCCTTCCGCGCTTCAAATCCTGATGCGCGCCTGTTGCCAATTGGGTTTGCCAGTGGAGATGTTCCTCAAATTCCAGCCAACCACATGTTGGTGAAGAACCTCACGGTCATCGGCGTCTATTGGGGGGGATATCTTAAGTACAAGCCCTCTGTTGTGACAGAAAGCATGGCCAAGCTCTTTGCTTGGTATGAAGAAGGCAAGCTGAAACCCCATATCAGTCACAGCCTTCCACTTGAAAAAACTGCGGACGCCATGGCGCTCCTGAAAGCGCGCAAGTCGACCGGCAAAGTGGTTATTACACCCTAG
- a CDS encoding LysR family transcriptional regulator — protein sequence MRNLDITTLRSFIAVADLGGVTKAAGFLNLTQSAVSMQLKRLEELLGLALFDRTGRRIILTAPGEQLLGYARRMVALNDEAVRRLSDQEFEGEITLGVPHDILYPAIPIVLKQLRASFPRIKVNVVNENTHKLLPEFEKGQYDLILTTEPTQGGETLCALPLVWIGAPGGATWRRRPLRIAQGRKCSFRPRMLDSLQRDGIDWENAVDTDSDRSIEVTVAADMAVCAMIEGTEPAQLEIIDHGGALPDIGLQYINMHGADPVKGEVVMEMAELLRKAFRGLSAQIRTLDVSRLKNAG from the coding sequence ATGAGAAATCTCGACATAACGACTCTGCGCAGTTTCATTGCGGTGGCTGATCTGGGTGGCGTGACCAAAGCGGCTGGGTTCTTGAACCTGACCCAATCTGCGGTCTCGATGCAGCTGAAACGTTTGGAGGAGCTGCTGGGTCTGGCGCTTTTTGATCGCACCGGTCGGCGCATAATCCTGACAGCCCCAGGTGAGCAGTTGCTAGGCTATGCCCGGCGTATGGTGGCGTTGAACGATGAGGCTGTGCGGCGTCTGTCTGATCAAGAATTTGAGGGTGAGATCACCTTGGGGGTGCCTCATGACATCCTTTATCCGGCCATTCCGATTGTGCTGAAGCAATTACGGGCATCCTTTCCGCGCATCAAAGTCAATGTGGTGAATGAAAACACACACAAACTGCTGCCTGAATTTGAAAAAGGGCAATACGACCTGATCCTAACCACTGAACCGACACAGGGTGGCGAAACGCTCTGTGCGCTTCCATTGGTGTGGATCGGTGCTCCGGGCGGGGCCACATGGCGTCGTCGCCCTCTGCGGATTGCGCAGGGACGGAAGTGCTCTTTCAGACCACGTATGCTGGATTCACTGCAGCGCGATGGCATCGATTGGGAAAATGCGGTTGATACTGATTCAGACCGCTCAATCGAAGTCACGGTCGCTGCAGACATGGCGGTTTGCGCGATGATCGAAGGGACAGAGCCGGCCCAGCTAGAGATCATCGACCATGGTGGGGCTTTGCCAGACATCGGATTGCAATACATCAACATGCACGGTGCTGACCCCGTCAAAGGCGAGGTGGTTATGGAGATGGCAGAGTTGTTGCGCAAAGCCTTCCGCGGGTTGAGCGCACAGATCAGAACGCTCGATGTCTCCCGCCTGAAAAACGCCGGATAG
- a CDS encoding DUF1127 domain-containing protein yields MTFLSTFGRFAGVSLDKGISLADLFELRRQRKTLATLSDRELRDMGLTPYDVNQEVSRSIFDVPCNWHR; encoded by the coding sequence ATGACGTTCCTCAGCACTTTTGGCCGTTTCGCAGGTGTCTCTTTGGATAAGGGCATCAGCCTCGCCGATCTCTTTGAGCTGCGCCGCCAGCGTAAGACATTGGCCACCCTATCTGATCGCGAACTGCGCGATATGGGGCTGACACCATATGATGTGAATCAAGAAGTTTCCCGTTCCATTTTCGATGTGCCCTGTAACTGGCACCGATAA
- a CDS encoding Bax inhibitor-1 family protein: protein MAEFDTIRGVAGARAAEIDAGLRAHMNKVYGTMSVGMLLTFAVAWAVGTSPNLLAIFRDPITLSPNILGWIVMFAPLGMVFLFGAAINRLSAAGAQTFFYVFAAVMGLSLAWIFVAFTGFSIAQVFLVTAIAFAGLSLYGYTTKKDISGWGSFLIMGVIGILVASIINIFLGSPALHFAITILGVLIFAGLTAYDTQNIKNTYLAHAHHGDQEWLAKSAIMGALSLYLDFINMFMFLLQLLGNRE, encoded by the coding sequence ATGGCTGAATTTGACACAATCCGTGGCGTCGCAGGTGCACGCGCTGCCGAGATTGATGCGGGTCTACGCGCCCATATGAACAAAGTTTATGGCACCATGTCCGTTGGCATGCTGCTGACTTTTGCAGTTGCATGGGCAGTGGGCACGTCCCCTAACCTGCTGGCGATCTTCCGTGACCCGATCACTCTGTCCCCGAATATCCTCGGCTGGATTGTGATGTTTGCTCCGCTGGGCATGGTCTTCCTGTTCGGCGCAGCGATTAACCGCCTGTCCGCAGCTGGCGCACAGACGTTCTTCTACGTTTTTGCCGCCGTTATGGGTCTTTCTTTGGCGTGGATCTTTGTGGCCTTCACAGGCTTCTCCATCGCACAAGTCTTCCTCGTGACAGCGATCGCCTTCGCGGGTCTGTCTCTCTATGGTTACACAACTAAGAAAGACATCTCCGGTTGGGGTTCCTTCCTGATCATGGGTGTGATCGGCATCCTGGTCGCGTCCATCATCAACATCTTCCTGGGCTCTCCAGCGCTGCATTTCGCAATCACCATTCTGGGTGTGCTGATCTTTGCAGGCCTGACCGCCTATGACACACAGAACATCAAGAACACCTACCTGGCGCACGCACATCACGGCGATCAGGAATGGTTGGCGAAATCTGCGATCATGGGTGCTCTGAGTCTCTATCTGGACTTCATCAACATGTTCATGTTCCTGCTGCAGTTGCTTGGCAACCGCGAATAA
- a CDS encoding DUF3299 domain-containing protein produces the protein MCNRRIALAAAVTSAAASASTGAQAETDAWTLIEQIEIEEIVTETTYEVRKKFPSQMDMNGQSVEITGYAVPMYAGEKVTDLILVSDMGLCPLCGNSDHSANLQVTLAEPITVLDETKRIQLRGDLTPVLDPETWQAAILKNARIIQ, from the coding sequence ATGTGTAACCGCAGGATCGCATTGGCAGCCGCAGTCACTTCTGCCGCCGCTTCAGCAAGCACTGGCGCACAGGCCGAAACAGATGCTTGGACATTGATCGAACAGATCGAGATCGAAGAGATCGTCACCGAGACCACCTATGAGGTGCGCAAAAAGTTCCCATCCCAGATGGATATGAACGGCCAATCGGTCGAGATAACTGGCTATGCTGTGCCGATGTATGCAGGTGAAAAGGTCACCGATCTAATCCTTGTGTCTGACATGGGTCTCTGCCCGCTTTGTGGCAATTCAGATCACAGCGCAAACCTGCAGGTCACTCTGGCAGAGCCAATCACAGTATTGGATGAAACCAAACGCATTCAACTGCGCGGCGACCTGACACCGGTTCTGGACCCGGAAACTTGGCAAGCTGCCATTCTTAAGAATGCGCGTATCATCCAGTGA
- a CDS encoding GNAT family N-acetyltransferase, translating to MPFDYSIRPAIASDAESISAMMTRSYGELLRPDYNPRILAKALPRIGQARPELLGCGTYFVAETKTGEIAGAGGWTDFSPTRGLGNQGEGHMRHVAVDPAHLRRGVGRALAQAAFDNARESGVTALRCMSTLTAEVFYRQLGFTRIQPIELTLEPGLFFPAIEMKLCLRS from the coding sequence ATGCCTTTTGACTATTCTATTCGACCCGCCATAGCCTCAGATGCCGAATCCATTTCGGCCATGATGACACGCAGCTACGGAGAGCTACTGCGCCCGGACTACAACCCGCGCATCCTTGCAAAGGCTTTGCCTCGCATCGGTCAGGCCCGCCCGGAGCTCTTGGGTTGTGGAACCTATTTTGTTGCGGAAACAAAAACTGGCGAAATTGCAGGGGCAGGGGGCTGGACAGACTTCAGCCCGACCCGTGGTCTTGGTAATCAAGGGGAAGGGCACATGCGCCATGTAGCCGTTGACCCAGCGCATTTACGGCGCGGTGTTGGCCGTGCGCTTGCACAGGCCGCCTTTGATAACGCCCGTGAAAGTGGGGTCACCGCGTTGCGCTGCATGAGCACGCTGACGGCAGAGGTGTTCTATCGGCAATTGGGCTTCACGCGCATTCAACCGATTGAGCTGACGCTCGAACCGGGTCTTTTCTTTCCTGCGATTGAAATGAAGCTATGTCTGAGAAGCTAG
- the rpmG gene encoding 50S ribosomal protein L33, whose product MAKPTTIKIRLNSTAGTGHFYVTKKNARTMTEKMVVRKYDPVVRKHVEYKEGKIK is encoded by the coding sequence ATGGCGAAGCCGACCACAATTAAGATCCGCCTGAACTCGACCGCGGGTACTGGCCACTTCTACGTGACCAAGAAAAATGCACGTACCATGACCGAAAAGATGGTCGTCCGTAAATACGACCCGGTAGTGCGCAAGCATGTCGAGTACAAAGAAGGCAAGATCAAGTAA